AGGACTGGACCCAGAAGAAAGCCTTCGCCGGCCAGCGCTTCCCCAAGGACTACCCGGTCGACTACTGATCTCAAACCGCGTAGGGTGGACGGCTCTGCCGTCCACGCGTTCAACCACCGGCAATTCAGACGCGATTCGGGGTCAGAGCACAACTCCACGGAGAGCAGCAATTCGGGGTCGGAGCACAATTCCACAGTTCAAGCCGCTGCACCTTCTCGAAATGTTTCTTGAGCTATTACCAAAAATTTTGCTCTGACCCCGGTTTGATGCCAAACAAGCCAGCGCAATCTCTCATATAGGTGCAACTAACCGACAATATCGAAAAACACAAAAAAGCAACCACCAGACCAGTGGCCCAACATATCGCTTCCGTCATCCGCGCCGCGCAGCCTCGATCGCCGCCACGTCGATCTTGCGCATCGTCATCATCGCCGCGAACACGCGCCGCGCCACCGCCGGGTCCGGGTCGGCAAGCCCATCGGTCAGCACGCGCGGTGTGATCTGCCACGACATGCCCCATCTATCCTTGCACCAGCCGCATTCGTTTTCCTCACCGCCATTGCCGACGATCGCATTCCAGTAGCGGTCGGTCTCGGCCTGGTCCCCGGTCGCCACCTGGAACGAGAACGCCAGCGTATGCGGCACGCCCGGCCCGCCGTTCATGCCGATGCAGGGTATCCCGAGCACCGAGAATTCGACCACCAATACGTCACCGGCCTTGCCGGAAGGGTAGTCGCCGGGCGCGTGCCGGACGGCGCCAACGGCGCTGTCTGGAAACGTTTCGGCGTAGAACCGGGCGGCGTCCAGCGCGGCGCCGTCGTACCAGAGGCAGATCGTGTTCTTGCTGACCATGTTTGTTCTCCAAGAATGACAAAGGGATCAGGGGACAGACACGTCACATTACCCGTTTTGCCGAGCGCCCGCCGGCTTTTCGGCGCCTTGCGGCGTGGCATGCACGCCAACCGCATCACCCCGGCCGCGACATCTTGAACAGCTGCTCCGGCCCGATGCTGAAATAATCCGCCGGCCCGCCGCCGCGCAGGATCGGCGCGGCCGCGGCGGTGTCGTACACGCCATCCTTCAGCAGGCTGCGGTCGATATGCACGCCCACCACCTCGCCCAGCACCAGCCAGGTCGGCACCGTCGCGCCGTCGGCGCGCTGCAATTGCACGATCTGGGTCAGCCGGCATTCGAACGACACCGGGCTTTCCGCCACGCGCGGCGCCGCGATCAGGCGCGAGGCCGCCGGCGTCAAGCCGGCCAGCGCGAATTCGTCGACCTCGGGCGGCGCCGCGGTGCAACTGATGTTCATCTGCTCGGCCAGCGCGCGCGTCGCCAGGTTCCAGCCGAACTCGCCGGTCTGCTCGATGTTGCGCAGCGAATCCTTGTAGCCGATGCTGGCGAAGCCGATGATCGGCGGCGTGTAGTTGAAGGCGTTGAAAAAGCTGTAGGGCGCCAGGTTGAGGATGCCGTCGCCGCTCCTGGACGAGATCCAGCCGATCGGGCGCGGGCCGACGATGGCGTTGAAGGGGTCGTGCGGCAGGCCGTGGCCGGCGCGCGGTTCGTAGAAATGGATGGTGTCGCTCATGCGGGCTCCTCGGGTGAAAACCGCACGATAAACGATTGCGCCGATGTGCGTACGTCCGGGTCCGCTACGCGCGCCGGCGCGGCCGCTCACGGCGGATCGGAAGATGCCGCCTGCGTGGATGCGCCGGCATCCGCTTCGCCATCGGCATCGCCCTGCTGGCGCCGGCGCCGGCCCATGTTGGCGGCCACCACGCCCACGCCCAGCAGTGCCAGGCTCAGCATCGCGCCCACCGAGGGCGCCGACAGCCAGCGCAGCGGCTGGCCCGGCGTCTCGCACGGTTCCTGCTGCGGCGGGTCGGACGGGCCCTCGCTTTGCGCCGGTGCGGCGTCCTCGCCGGCGAAGAACGCGACCAGCGTCGCGGTGAAGGCGGCGACGTCCTGCGGACCGCGGCCCGACAGCCAGCGCCCGTCGCGCACCACGTCCTGGTTCAGCCAGGTGGCGCCGGCGTTGACCAGGTCGTCGCGGATGCCGGGCCAGGCGCTCAAGGTGCGGCCTTGCAGCAGCCCGATCGAGGCCAGCAGCAGCGGCGCCTGCGACAGCGTGGCGACCGGCTTGCCGGCGGCGTCGACCTGGCGTACGAAGTCGCGCGCGGCGTCCGACTGGCGCAGCGAATCGGGCGCGATGAATCCGCCCGGCAGCAGCAGGCCGTCGTAGTCGGCCACGCGCGCATCGCCCACCGCCTTGTCGACCCGCAGCAATTCGCCCGACTGGTGCACGTGCATGCCGCGGATGCGGCCGCCGCGCAGGGCGATGACCTCGACCTGGGCGCCGGCCGCCTTCAGGGCCGCCACCGGCGTTTCCAGCTCGGCCTGCTCGAAGCCGTTCGCCGCCAGCACGGCGATGCGCTTTCCCGCGAGTTTGCCCGGTTCGCCCATGATGCCCTCCATTGCGTCCACCCCGTACAGAGTTGCTGGAGGCGGCTTTGGTTCCGGCCTGCCGCGATTGCCGACGTTGCGGCGGCGCGCCGGATGAGGCAATGTTGTTGCCGCAAAAACGTCGTCCCCGCGCAGGCGGGGACCCATGCCGAGTAACCGAAGTCAATATGCACGCACCTCGATTCCGTTACTGTCAGCTTGGGTCCCCGCCTTCGCGGGGACGACGGGGAGATTCGCGGCAGCGTCAATGGCTTGCCGCGGGTACTTCACCAGCTGCTTACCACCAGGCGATATACACCGCCGCCACCAGCACGCACACGATCGCCGAACCCACGGCGAAGCCGCCGTCGACGCGGAACATGCGGCGGTCGATGACCATGCGCTTGGCTTCGGCTTCGCTGCGGTTGCCGCTCAGGCTCAGCAGGACCATGCCGGCGACCACAAGCAGGAACACGATCAGCATGCGGTCCAGGAACGGGATCTCGTACACGCCGGCGCCGTTGTCCACGGCGAAGCCGATCGGGGCCAGGAAGTGCAGGTCCATCATCCCCGGCAGGAACTTCAGGACGATCGAGAACACCAGGCCGCCGACGGTGGCGAACATCGCCGCTGCGGACGTCGTCTTCTTCCAGAAGAAGCCCAGCAGGAACATGGCCAGGATGCCCGGCGAGACGAAGCCGGTGTATTCCTGGATGTACTGGAAGCCGCCTTTCTTGTCGATGCCCAGCATCGGCGCGATCACCACCGCCAGGATCATCGCGACCACCACGGTGACGCGGCCGATCCACACCATGCGCTGTTCGCTGGCTTCGCGGTTGAAGTTCTTCTTGTAGATGTCGAGGGTGAAGATGGTGGCGATCGAGTTGGCCTTGCCGGCCAGCGAGGCGACCACGGCTGCGGTCAGGGCGGCAAAGGCGACGCCTTTCAGGCCGGTCGGCAGCAGGGCCAGCAGGGTCGGGTAGGCGCGGTCCGGATTCAGCTCGCCGCCCTGGCGCATGGCGTCGCCCAGCGCGCCGCTCTTGTCCAGCGCGTAGGCGGCGATACCCGGCAGCACCACGATCACCGGCATCAAGAGTTTCAGGAACGCCGCGAACAGGATGCCCTTGCGCGCGGTCGGCAGGTCGGCGCCGAGGGCGCGCTGGGTGATGTACTGGTTGCAGCCCCAGTAGTTCAGGTTGACGATCCACATGCCGCCGATCAGCGTCGACAGGCCCGGCAGGTCCATGTAGTTGGCATTGCCGCGGGTGAGCACCATGTCGAAGTGTTCGCCGGCGCGCTTGAACAGCTCGCTGGCGCCCTGCACCGAACCGTGGCCGCCGCCCAGCTTGGCCACCAGGTCGAGCGCGATCCAGGTGGTGACCAGGCCGCCGACCACCAGGCACAGCACCTGGATCACGTCGGTGTAGCCGATCACCTTCATGCCGCCCAGTGTGATGATGGCGGCGAACACCGCTAGGAAGATCATGCAGGCGAACACGTTCAGGCCGGCGATGCTGGAGATCGCCAGCGCGCCCAGGTACAGGATCGAGGTCAGGTTGACCACGACGTACAGGCCGAGCCAGAACAGCGCCATCGTGGTGGCCACGGCCTTGCCGTAGCGCTGCTCGAGGAACTGGGGCATCGTGTAGATGTGGTTCTTCAGGTACACCGGCATGAAGAACACGGCGACGATGATGAGGGTGGCCGCCGCCATCAGTTCGTACACGGCGATCGCCATGCCGATGCGGTAGCCGGAGCCGCTCATGCCGATGAACTGCTCGGCCGAGATATTGGACGCGATCAGCGAGGCGCCGATGGCCCACCAGGTGAGGGAACCTTCAGCCAGGAAGTAGTCGTGCGAGGCGCGCCCGGAGGTGCTTTTCTTGCGCCGGTATACCCAGATGCCGTAGGCCGCGACGACCACGAAGTAGACCAGGAAGACGAATGAATCGAGGGTGGAAAATGGAGTCATGAATTATGCGCTCAGGATGTCTCGGGGCGCATGGGTGCGGGCGGCCCGTGCGCTTGTTATGTCGTCGGCCGGCCTCGCGAAAGGCCGGCCAGCGCGCCGCCAGGAACCTGTCCTGGGGCAGCCGCTGCCCGCCGTCATGTAATCGATTACATACAGCTTATCGAAAATACCATATGTTGCCGGGCCGAACAAAGTTTTTTTGTATTCCCGCCATCATCATAGCGATAATTCGATCGCGCGCCGAACTAATCGTCATGTTTGCGCAACGGGGCCGGGCGCGGCGGCGTTGTCCATCGCCGGCATTGTAGGGGAGCTTTCTGGCGGCAGACCGCGGCGGACCGAAACGCTCATACACTTGATTCGAACACGGTTTCGAGCCGGTCACAGGCGCGGTTCGGTCGCGCGCATGATCGCGGCGCGAGCACGAGCCCGGCGCGCGCATGCGCCGTCGTGCGCCGCCGCCGCGTCCGCGCCGCCATTGCCTGTAGCCATGAATTGCGACATGATGGCGCTCCGCCGGCCCGGCCCGGCATGAAAAACACAAGGAGCATCGCGCCATGAGACACCGCATCCCGTTCGCCGTATTACCCATCACCGGCGCCCACGGCGCGCGGGGCCGCCGTCCTGCGGCCGCAGCGCTGGCCGCCGCGCTCGGCCTGCCGCTGCTGCTGGCCGGGTGCGCCACCGCGGGCGCCGGCGCGGCCGCCGTGCCGGCAGGCGGCGCCGGGCTGCAGGTGCGTCTCGACACCGGCACGCTGGAAGGGCGCGCCGGCGCGGACGGCGTGCGCGCCTTCAAGGGCATCCCGTACGCGGCGGCGCCGGTGGGCGCGCTGCGCTGGCAGGCGCCGCAGGCGGCGCCGCGCTGGGACGGCGTGCGCCGGGCCGATGCCTTCGGCGCGCGCTGCATGCAGCTGCCGCTGTTCGCGGACATGGTGTTCCGCTCGAACGGCGTCAGCGAGGATTGCCTGTACCTGAACGTGTGGACACCGGCGGCGCCGGCCGCCACCGGCGAGGGACAGGGCTTGCCGGTGCTGGTGTACTTCTACGGCGGCGGCCTAGTGGCCGGCGACGGTTCCGAGCCGCGCTACGACGGCGCCGCCATGGCGCGCCAGGGCATCGTGGCCATCACCGTCAACTACCGCCTCGGCCTGTTCGGCTTCCTGGCGCATCCGGAACTGAGCGCCGAGTCGCCGCACCGGGCGTCCGGCAACTACGGCTTCATGGACCAGGCGGCGGCGCTGCAATGGGTGCGCCGCAACGCCGCGGCGTTCGGCGGCGACCCGCGCCGCGTCACCATCGCCGGCGAATCGGCCGGCTCGTATTCGGTGAGCGTGCAGATGGCCTCGCCGCTGGCGAAAGACCTGATCGCCGGCGCCATCGGCGAGAGCGGCGCGCTGCTGGGCATGAACGCGCTGCCGACGCTGGCCGAGGCCGAAGCCGCCGGCCGCCAGCTGGGCAACCAGCTGGGCAACCAGCTGGGCGCGCCGACGCTGGCGCAGCTGCGCGCGCTGCCGGCGCAGGCGCTGCTGGACGCCGGCACGCGTCCGGATGCGGTGCGCGCCGGCGCCATCGTCGACGGCTACGTGCTGCCGCAGGCGCCCGCGGCCATCTACGGCGCCGGACGCCAGGCCCACGTGCCGCTGCTGGCCGGCTGGAATTCGGCCGAGGGCGGCGCGGGCAGCATCCTCGGAGACGGCAAGGGCGGCGCCGCGCCCACCGAGGCCGATTTCATGGCCGGCCTGCGCCGCCTGTACGGCGCGCGCGCCGCGGACGCGCGCCGCGCCTACGCCGGCGACGTGGACAGCGCAGCGCGCGAGCTGGCCAGCGACCGCTTCATCGGCTTCGGCACCTGGCGCTGGATCGACCTGCACGCGCGCAGCGGCGGCCAGCCGGTGTACCGCTATTACTACACCCAGCCGCGCCCGGCCAGCCGCGCCGGGGCGCCGGCGGCGACCGGCGCCGCCCATTCGGTGGAAATCGAGTACGTGCTGGGCAACCTGGACGGCAATCCGGTGTATGCCTGGACGCCGGCGGACGTGGCCTTGTCGCGCCAGGCGCAGGCGTATTTCGCCAACTTCGTCAAGACCGGCAACCCGAACGGCGCCGGCCTGCCGCACTGGCCGGCCCTGGACCGGCGCGGCGCCGGCAGCGGCAGTGCGCTGATGGTGCTGGGCGTGCCGTCGCACGCGGTGGAAGCGGCCGATGGGGCGCACCATGCATTCCATGAAAGCATGGGGCCACGTTGATGCGCAAGGAACCGCAAGTGCGCGGGCTGGACGCATGAGAAATTCGGCGGTATGCGAGGGGCATGTGAAAAATACCGTCAAGTCAGTAAAATCGCTACAAGACGGTTGCACCCGCCGGTGCTAGTATCGGTTAAATATTTGCCCAAATGGAATTTTAACTGCGGCTGCCGACGGTGGCCGCGCTGCAGGACCTAGCGCGATGGCCGGCACCAGCGGCCGGCCATCCCGAGCCGATGTACCTGGCGCCAGGCGGGCAAGCCTTTACTTTCCCGACTTATGGCCGACTTCCTTTATCGTCTGCATGCACTGCGTCCGCGCGGCCTGGCCGGCTACCTGGCCCTGGCGTTTTCCGCCCTGTCGATCGTATTGACGGTGGTCGTGGTCGCCGTGGTCGAACGGGAAGCCAGCCGGCACGTCACCCAGACCATCGGGCATGGCTTGGGCGAACTGGCGTTGCAGGCATCCGACAAGCTCGACCGTGGCATGTTCGAGCGCTACCGCGAGGTCAGCCTGATCGCCCGGCGCTTTTCGCGCGCCGACGCCGATCTCAGCCACGACGGCCTGCGCGCGCTGCTGGACGACGTGCGCGACACCTATTCCTACTACAGCTGGATCGGGCTGACGGACCTGCAGGGCAAGGTGATGGTCTCGGCCGGCGGCCTGCTGGAAGGCGCCGACGTCTCCCGCCGCCCATGGTTCAAGGAAGGCGGCAGCGGCGGCCACGTGGGCGACGTGCACGAGGCGCTGTTGCTGGCCAGGCTGCTGCCGCAGCATGGCAGCGAGCCGGTGCGCTTCGTCGACGTGGCCTTTCCCATTTACGACCTGGACGGCCGGCCGACCGGCGTGCTGGGCGCGCACCTGTCGTGGCAGTGGGCGCGCGACGTCGAGCGCTCGATCATCGCGCCGCTGCAGAGCCAGCGCAACGTCGATGCGTTGATCGTCGGCGCCAACGGCACCGTGCTGCTGGGGCCGCCGGAGCTGCTGGGCGCGCGCATCGACGTCGGCAGGCTGCGCGTGCGCCATCCGGGCGCGCAATCCGGCTACGCGCTGCAGCGCTGGCCGGACGGCAAGACCTACATGGTCGGCTTCAGCCGCTCGCGCGGCTACGCCGATTACCCCGGCCTGGGCTGGACCGTGCTGGTGCGCGAGGACCTGGACAGCGCCTTCGTGCCGGTGCGGCGCCTGCGCAGCTACGGCCTGTGGAGCGGCGTCGCGCTGGCGCTGCTGTTCTCGCTGGCCGGCGTGTTCCTGGCGCGCTGGATCACGCGCCCGCTGATGCAGCTGAAGCGGGAAGCGGCGCGCATCCAGGATGGCGACGGCACCGCGCTGACGGCGCGCATGCGCGGCTACGACGAGGTGCAGACGCTGACGCGCGCCCTGAACAACCTGCTGCTGGTGCTGCAGCGGCGCCAGGCCCAGATGGAAGAGCTCAACCTGACGCTGGAACAGCGCGTGGAAGACCGCACCCAGGCGCTGGCCCAGGCGCTGGCCGCGGTGCAGCGCAACGAGCAGCGCATCGCCACCATCATCGAGACGGCGCAGGACGCCTTCATCGGCATCGACCTGCGGGGGATGGTGATCGACTGGAGTTCGCAGGCGGAGCGCCTGTTCGGCTGGTCGCACGGCGAGGCGCTCGGCCGCTCGCTGGGCGAGCTGGTGGTGCCGCAGCGCTTCCAGTGCAGTTTCGCCAAGGCGCTGCAGCGCTTCCACGACACCGGTCACCTCGGCATCTTCGAGCGCCGCGCAGAGCGCATCGTGCGCGACCGCCGCGGCAACGAGCTGTCGGTGGAAATGACGGTGCGCCTGGCCGGCGCCGACGGCGCGCGCTTCTTCAGCATCTTCGTGCACGACATTTCGCTGCGCAAGAAGGTCGAGCAGATGAAGAACGAGCTGGTGGCCACCGTGTCGCACGAGCTGCGCACGCCGCTGACCTCGATGCGCGCCTCGCTGTCGCTGCTGGCCTCGAATGCCATCGACGGCGTGCCGGACGACGCGCGCGAACTGGTCGACATCGCCCACCGCCATTGCGAGCGCCTGGTGCGCATGGTGAACGACATGCTCGACGTGCAGAAGATCGAATCGGGCAAGGTCCAGCTGAACCGCAGCATGCAGCCGGTGCTGCCGGTGGTGCGCGACGCGGTGGCGGCGATGCAGGGCTACGCGCAGCAGGCCGGCGTCGAGATCGTGTGCGGCGGCAGCTGCGACGAGGCGCTGCGCGCCGAGGTCGACGGCGACCGCCTGACCCAGGTGATCACCAACCTGCTGTCGAACGCCATCAAGTTCTCGCCGCCGGGCGAGCGCGTCGTGGTCGAACTGGGCCGCCACCGCGAGGGCCTGCGCCTGGCGGTGCTGGACCGCGGCCCCGGCATCCCGGCGGATTTCCGCAGCCAGATCTTCGGGCGCTTCGCCCAGGCCGACGACGAGGGCGTGCGCCGCCAGGGTTCGGGGCTGGGCCTGTCGATCAGCAAGACCATCGTCGAAGAGCATGGCGGACACCTCGGCTTCAGCGACCGCGAGGGCGGCGGCACCGCGTTCCACGTCTACCTGCCCTTGGCGGGAAGCGAATGACCCGGCCTGGAAATGCCGAAAAGACCAACGCTGTTGCCTTGATGCATCATATTTGTCGGATTTATCGGAATTTCTGTTTTCGCATTTGCCGAATTCAATGTTTTCTGTCATAGTTGTCGTACGGCAATTAATGCCCGGTTCACTCGTACAGGAGACATCATGTTGGCACCGACCTTCCGCAAGTTCGTATTCGGCGCAATCGCCGTGGCAATGCTGCCGGGCCTGGCCAGCGCCGCCGCTTACAGCAACGGCAGCCAGACGTCGAGCTTCGACGTCACCATGAAGATCGTTGCCGACTGCACCATCGCCGCCAACGGCCTGGATTTCGGCCAGACCCAGGGCGTGCTGGCGCGGACCGTCACCGCCTCGTCGGCGATCAACGTCACCTGCACCAACACCACGCCGTACAACGTCGGCCTGAACGCCGGCACCGGCGCCGGCTCCAGCGGCACCGCGCGCTACCTGAGCGGCACCGGCGCCAACACCAACACGGTGCGCTTCAACCTGTACCAGGCGCCGGGCGCCACCCTGTGGGGCAACACGCAGGGCACCGACACCATGGCCGGCACCGGCAGCGGCGCGCTGCAGACGCTGACCGTGTACGGCGAAATCCCGGCGCAGGCGTCGCCGGCGCCGGACAGCTACAAATCGACCATCACCGCCACCGTCTACTTCTGACCCGCATGCCGTTCGTGCAGGATCGCACCGTCATGGCCATCCCGACCCCGCACCCTTGCGCGCCCGCCGCGCCGCAGCCGCCGGCGCCGCTGCGCGCGCACCTGTTGCGCTACCTGGCCGGTTGCCTGGCGGCGACGCTGCTGGCGGCGCTGCTGGCCTGCATGCTGGCGCGCCCGGCCGCCGCCGCCAACCTGCAGATCTCGCCGGTCTCGATCCAGTTCGCGCGCGGCCAGGGCGCGGCCGGCATCACCTTGCAGAACCAGGGCGACGATGCGCTGTTCGGCCAGGCGCGCGTGTACGTGTGGGAGCAGCGCGACGGCCAGGACGTGCTCACCCCCGCCACCGACCTGGTGGCCAGCCCGCCGGTGATGGAGATCGCCGCGCGCAGCAGCCAGACCATCCGCCTGGTGCGGCGCGGCGCGGCCGCGGGCGGCGACGCTGCCGAGCGCAGCTACCGCATCCTGATCGACGAACTGCCGCGCGGCGAGGAAGCCGGCGGCGTGGCGATCCGCCTGCAATACTCGGTGCCGGTGTTCGCCGCTCCCGCCGACGCCGGCGCCGCGCCGCGCCTTTCCTGGGACGTGTACCGCAAGGACGGCGCCTGGATGCTGCGCGTGCGTAACGACGGCGCCCTGCATGCGCAGATCGGCGCCACCGTATTGCGCGGCGCCGACGGCAAGGACCTGCAGGTCAGCAAGGGCCTGCTCGGCTACGCGCTGGCCGGCAAGACGCGCGAATGGCGCCTGCCGGTGGACGGCGCGCTGGACATGGGCGCGCCCGGCGCCGCGCTGGCGGTCAGCGCCAGCGTGAATGCCCAGCCGGTGAGCGCCAGCGCCAGCGTGCGGCGGGAGTGAGCACGGCGGCGTGGCGGGCATGGCGGCAGGCGCGCGGCGCCGGAGAGCGGACGGCGGCGCGGCGCGGCGCCGCATGGCGGCCTGCCTGCGCCGGCTGCGGGCGCTGCCGGCGGCGCTGCTGCTGTTGCCGGCCTTGTGCGCCGTCGGCGCCTTCTGTCTCTGCTTCTGCGCGCAGGCCCGCGCCGCCGCGCTTCCCGAGCTTGCGCCGTCCGCCGCCGATGCCGCCAATGTTGCCGGTGCCGCCGATGGCGCCCGCGCCGCCGCGCCGCAAGGGGCAGCGCCCGCGGCCGAACTCTACCTGGAAGTCAGCGTGAACGGCGCCGCCAGCGGCCTGGTGCTGCCGTTCCGCCAGGGGCCGCACGGCCTGACGGGGAGCGTGCAGGACCTGCGCGAGCTCGGTTTGGACCCGCAGCTGTTCGGCGTGGCCGGCCAGGAGCGCTTCGCCCTCGACGCGGTGCCAGGGTTGACCTATGCCTACGACGCCGCCGCCCAGACCCTCGACCTGCGCCTGGGCGACGCCCTGCGCAAGCCGCTGCAGTTGCGCGCGCGCGCCGACACGGTGCGCCCGCGCGCGCCGGCCGTCCTCGGGGCGGACCGGGGCCTGCTGCTCAACTACGACCTGTTCGCGCAGCCCGGCGCCGGCGCCCGCGTGGCGGCGCTGAACGAGCTGCGCGTCTTCGGCCCGTCCGGGGTGTTCAGCAGCAGCGGCAACGCCATCCTGCATGGCGGCAACGGCGGCAGCGGCCGCGGCTGCGGCTACGTGCGCTACGACAGCGCCTGGACCTGGTCCAGCCCGGACAGCCTGCAGACGCTGCAGGTGGGCGACTTCGTCACGCCGGCGCTGGGCTGGACCCGTTCGCTGCGCATGGGCGGCATCGAATGGCGCCGCAACTTCGATCTGCGCCCGGACATGCTGACCTATCCGCTGGCCGCGCTCAAGGGCTCGGCGGTGGTGCCCAGCAACGTCAGCCTGTATGTCAACGGCGTCGAGCAATTCAATGCGCCGGTGCCGGGCGGGCCGTTCGTGGTCGACCAGGTGGCGGGCCTGAACGGCGCCGGCCAGGCCACCATCGTCACCCGCGATGCGCTCGGGCGCGCGGTGTCGCAGTCGGTGCCGCTGTACGTCGACACGCGCCTGCTGGCGTCCGGCCTGTCCGATTTCGCCTTCTCGCTGGGCGCGCTGCGGCGCGACTACGGCATCCGCTCGTTCGGCTACGGCGGCGCGCCGGCCGCCACCGGCTCGCTGCGGCGCGGCTGGTCGGATGCGCTGACGCTGGAAGCGCACGCCGAACTGGGGCGCGGCCTGGCCAATGGCGGCGCCGGCGCGCTGCTGCGCCTGGGCGCCAGCGGCGGCGTGCTGAGCGCGTCGCTGGCCGCCAGCGGCCGCAACCAGGGCGAGGGCCGCGGCCAGGGCGGCGTGCAGGCCGGCATCGGCTACCAGTACGTGGCGCCGCGCGTGGCGCTTGACCTGCAGAGCCGGCGCGCCAGCCGCGCCTACGCCGACCTCGGCACGCTCGAGGGCACGCCGGTGGCGCGCGTGGACGAGCGCGCCAGCCTCAGCGTCGGCCTGCCGT
The genomic region above belongs to Massilia forsythiae and contains:
- a CDS encoding fimbria/pilus outer membrane usher protein, whose amino-acid sequence is MAAGARRRRADGGAARRRMAACLRRLRALPAALLLLPALCAVGAFCLCFCAQARAAALPELAPSAADAANVAGAADGARAAAPQGAAPAAELYLEVSVNGAASGLVLPFRQGPHGLTGSVQDLRELGLDPQLFGVAGQERFALDAVPGLTYAYDAAAQTLDLRLGDALRKPLQLRARADTVRPRAPAVLGADRGLLLNYDLFAQPGAGARVAALNELRVFGPSGVFSSSGNAILHGGNGGSGRGCGYVRYDSAWTWSSPDSLQTLQVGDFVTPALGWTRSLRMGGIEWRRNFDLRPDMLTYPLAALKGSAVVPSNVSLYVNGVEQFNAPVPGGPFVVDQVAGLNGAGQATIVTRDALGRAVSQSVPLYVDTRLLASGLSDFAFSLGALRRDYGIRSFGYGGAPAATGSLRRGWSDALTLEAHAELGRGLANGGAGALLRLGASGGVLSASLAASGRNQGEGRGQGGVQAGIGYQYVAPRVALDLQSRRASRAYADLGTLEGTPVARVDERASLSVGLPWAGSASVSLVHYRAPLLPSSSQGGAAVRLVSAAYSRSVGHGAFLSLGAYQDLARRATRGLQATLSIAFGERIAANAGASRQGGAPGASLGLARAPDFSGGWGWAVQKGRSGALDVAQAQVQYLGSAGQLTATAFSAGSTRSSSLGLSGAVVAMDGALVAARHVGNGFALVSAGVADLPVLHENRVIGRTGADGRLLVPDLVPYSNNLIAIDPSGLPADVRLDAASLSVAPRAGAGAVAAFRVARYRAATVIVQDAGGKPLPAGTPARLLGGGVPSLVGYDGVVFLDGLGDDNEIVLGQGAGACSVRFTYRPGAPGELPAIGPLRCVPAAGSPAAGSPADQQPGNRANAQPNEEAK